CTTCGTGCGGTCATGGCAGGGCGCCATCTGGACGTGGAGTTCTCGGTGTCCGCAAGCGAGGTGCTCGCGGTGCTCGGACCCAACGGCGCGGGCAAGTCCACGGCCCTGCATGTGATCGCCGGGCTGGTTCACCCCGATCAGGGCCTGGTGCGCTTGGGGGACCGGGTGTTGACCGACACCGCGGCCGGGGTGAATGTGGCGACGCACGACCGCCGGGTCGGCCTACTCCTACAGGATCCACTGTTGTTCCCGCACCTGAGCGTGGCCGCCAACGTGGCCTTCGGGCCGCGCAGCCGTCGGTCCGGGCGTGCTTGGCGGAGACCCCACGAGAAGTCAACGGCGCTGCGCTGGCTGCGCGAGGTGGACGCCGAACAGTTGGCTGACCGCAAGCCGCGGCAGCTCTCGGGCGGTCAAGCTCGGCGGGTCGCGATCGCGCGGGCGTTGGCGGCCCAACCCGACGTGTTGCTGCTCGACGAACCGCTGAACGGGCTCGACGTGGCCGCGGCAGCGGCCATCCGCACGGTGCTGCGAACCGTGGTCACCCAAAGCGGCTGCGCCGTCATCCTCGT
This is a stretch of genomic DNA from Mycobacterium lacus. It encodes these proteins:
- a CDS encoding sulfate/molybdate ABC transporter ATP-binding protein, with the translated sequence MSELQLRAVMAGRHLDVEFSVSASEVLAVLGPNGAGKSTALHVIAGLVHPDQGLVRLGDRVLTDTAAGVNVATHDRRVGLLLQDPLLFPHLSVAANVAFGPRSRRSGRAWRRPHEKSTALRWLREVDAEQLADRKPRQLSGGQARRVAIARALAAQPDVLLLDEPLNGLDVAAAAAIRTVLRTVVTQSGCAVILVTHDLMDVFTLADRVLILESGKISEIGPVPEVLTAPRSYFGARIAGVNLVNGTIGPDGLLHTGSGAHWHGSAAERLASGQQAVAVFAPAAVAVYQDPPRGSPRNTVQVTVAELDTRGADVLVRGQDQPNGAPGLAALITVDAAAELPLTPGTRVWFSVKAHEVALHPALQRDAQP